CCCTATTTTTTCTTCACCCAATATGTTTGATTGATTATTTGATTGAGTCTTATTTAAATTAATTTAAATAAAATGAAAAAAATAATAAAATAAGTATATGGTGTTTATAGCTTTGCCTTTTATTAAATATTTTAAATCTAAGTCTTTGATATAATTTAAAGTTAATTTATGTTATTTTAGCTATTATATTTTTATTATCAGTTTTAATAAAAATAGCTTTACATATTTATTACTATAATAATATTTTTGGTAATTTTAATTTCTATTTATTTTAATAATTTAGAATTTTTTTAAAGAAAAAATGTGGATTCAAAAGTTTTAGTAGCCATTAATTTTTATTAATAGCATATTATCTTGTACATTTTCATTTTTAGTACTAGCCATATGCTCAATAATTGTATAGGTTCTATAAATGTATTTGTTTTATTAATACTTATTTTATGCATTATCTATTGTTGTGACATGTAAATTTAAAAATAATATAAAAAGCCAAGCTATAGGGTTTGAAAAGTTGTAGGGGGGATCGTGTTGATTGGAATTCTTTATTACCATTATTTAAAAACGCCAATAAAAAAAGATTTTAGGGGGTTGTTTTTAAGCTTGGGATTCTTATATTGTATTTTTGTATTATAGATCTTGAGTTTGTTGGGGTTTTGCCTTATTTTTTTATTTATAAGTTTGGAGAGTTTTATTTTAGTTTTTTTGGTAAATGGAGATAAATTTTAAAAATAAATTAAATATAATATATTAATTTAGTAAAATTATGAGTGCTAATAAAGTTTATAAATATAGAATATATTCTAACACTAATCAAATTTTTTTAAAAAGTATTTAGATGTGTAAGATTTTTGTATAGCAAAATGTTAAGTGATAGAAGAGATTATTATGAAAAGAATAAAAAAATCTTAATATTAAGCCAAGTAAGTATAAAAATAAATTTTCATTCTTAAAGGAAGTTTATAGTTTTACTCTTTGTAATTTCTAAACTTGACTTAAACTCTTTGCCTTTAGCATACTGAGCAACTTTTATATTAATATTTTTATTATTAAGATCTTCTCTAAATCTATATCTTCTTCTTTAGTAAATTTGTATTTTGGGTATAGGTTTAAATCAGAGCATTTTGTTTTTTTAAGGCATTCTTTAATTTAAGGCAATATTTTTTTTAGAATAATTGAGTTTATAGTAAATTTCAGTTCCAGAATTTACTACCAAATTTTTATGGTAGTTGTTTGTGACTTTTAGTTCTTTTGCTAATTTATAAAGATATTTTTGCATTGGTTTTAGCTTAATGAGAGTTTAACCATTCCTTTTAAGGTTTTCATTAAAACAATGTAGTATGTTGTTCTTATATATTTTTGATATTTGATGTTTATGTACTTTAGTGTTGAGATAAGAACTATTAATTTATACTGGAACTTGTTGTGGTAATTTGTGCCTTTTTTATTAAAAAATAATCTACAAGAAAAAATTAACTTTATAAAAGATAATATAAATATAATTGTTTAAGCGATACGTGCTAAAATAAGTCAGCTTTACATGGGTAGCGAGTATATATTTTCATAGAGAATTCCAATCTTAAGTATAGAGCATTAAGCGTCCCTATAAAGGACTATTCCATATTACAAAAATAACAATTTGATCACATATTTGCATCTTTCTATTAATATAGAGATGTAAATAAAATTATATTCTTATAATTATAAGATCCTATGCTTAAAAAGATTGAATAAGGGTTTTAAAAGAAATTAAATATCTTGGTTGTTTATAGCAACCTTATTTAAGGTTAAAGACGATATGATAACTACTTTTTGTATTTTGTTTATTGAGAATTACTTCTATTGTGATATTTGGTCTTAGCTTGCTAAGAAAGCATATATTTAGTAATTATAAACTTAACTTATTTATCAGTTTGAAAACAAAAAAAGGTTTTAAGATATGCATTCAAGTTTTAAATTTGCGATATTTCCTCGTAGTAATAAACTTTTACATTAAATTTTAAAGCAAAATTTGTTATTCAAAGTAGTGATAATATTATTAAGGAATAACTAGAGACTTAAAAGACTGCAAAGAAAATCCTTATAAAGGAATTGAATTAAACATGGGCCAAATTAAACAAAATATTTAGTTCATTTAGTATTCTTAGTAAAGAAGATATTAATTTTAAAAAAGGGCCAGATCCAAGTATAAAGAATCGCAAATCTTTATTAAAGGAATATAATAATGAAAACTTTATATTTCTTTATTCTGGGGCTAATATCTATCAATTTAATTTAAGATTTTTTACTTATGATTATGTAAAAGAAGGTTATAAGCTTTTATGGATAGGATATAAAGAAGATTTAGAAAAAATCTTAACTAAAGATGATCAGTACCCAAATGAAAGAATATTTTATAGAAGAATTGCAAGCAATACAAATGAAAGAACCATGATTAGCACTTTATCTCCTAAAAATTATTATTGTGTTTCTATAAAATAGATATGAATTGTGAGAAAATACCAATATCTTTTTATAAAAAATTGTTTATTATATCTATTTTCAATGCACTGTATTTGATTTTATGATTAGAAGATTTGTTTTAAAATACCGACATTGTAAAATCATTTCTTTGTCAATGTCCAATGCCTCAACCCAAAGAAGAAATTTTGGCTAGTTCATTATGTCTAACTTTGGTAAAAAACACTTCTCTGCTAATAGCTAAAAATGATCCTTTGAATTTCTCTAATTTGCTTTATTTAGAGCATTTTGAATTTAGTAAAGAAAAATAAAATAATTTTATTATAGCTAGTCTTTTATTCATTAACCAAAGAAGACTTTATTACTTTGCTTAGTGATTTTAAGGTATTAAAAAACAAAAAAGAGAAAATCATATTTTGTCTTTAATAAAAGGATATGAAAATTATTCGCTAAATACTAAAAATTTTAGTATAAATAAGGTAAGGAAAAAATAATAAAATTAAAAAATAAGATTTTAAACTAAAAAATTAGGTAGAAAAAAGAATTAAGGTATCAGTTAAGAGTTTAAAATAGACAACATTTTGGAAATTTATTTTTAGAATTATTAATTTTTAATTTTATTGGTAAAATATAATTATGCCAAATGAATACAAAGATATAAATTTTGAAAATTCAATAAAAGCTGTAAGTAGAAAAATTCAAAAGGATAAGGATCTTATTGAAAATGAAGCACAAACAAGACAAAATCTTATTGATCCATTTTTAGATGCGATGGGCTATGATCATACTGATATTTCAATTGTTAAAGTTGAAGAGAAGGCAGATATTCTTAAAGATGGACTAAAAAGGGTTGATTATGTTATTTATCCAACAAAAAAGGATGAAGAACCCACTATTTTAATAGAGGCCAAATATCATAATAGCAGGGAAAAGCTTGAAAATCATCTAAAGCAATTAAAACCTTATTTTGAAAATATTCGTTCTCAAGCAAAGAGAGTTGAATTTGGTATATTAACAGATGGCATAGAATATAGATTCTATACTGACCTAGATAAAGATAATTTGTTAGACAATGAGCCTTTTATGGTTGTTAATTTAGAAAAATTAACATCTAAGGATTTTGAATATCTTAAAAAGTTTTCTAGAAATTCTTTGAATGTTGAAGAGGCTAGATCTTTTGCATTAGAAAAAAAATATACAGACAAATTTTCAGCTTATTTAAAAAAGGAAACAAAAAATCCAAGTGTTGATTTGCTTGATTTTTTTAAAGCTAAAATTGGTTTTAAAAAAACATATTCAGATAAAATATTTAATGATATTATTAAAAATATTTTTAGTATGTTTTTTGATGAAAAAAAAAGCGATGTATTAGTAAACAGCAAGAAAAGTGACATAGAAGATGACACAGATTCTGGTATAAAAGATAATAATATTAAAACCGAAAATTTAAAAAAATTTGAAAAATTAAATTCCGATATGAAAGCAATATATAAAGAATTAGAAGATTTTATTTTTGTTTTAAATTTTAATGAAATTGAGAAAGTTGAAACACAGTGCTATACAGGATTTAAAGTACAGGGCGGATATTTTGTAGATTTTAGCTTTAGACCTGGGGTAAATAAAATTAATATTACTATTACTGTTGCTCTAGATCAAATAATTTTAAAAGAGGGTTTTACTAGATATATTAAGAATATTGGCAAATGGGGCAGAGGAGATGTTCAGATTCTATGTACATCGGATTCTCAAGTTGAAGAAATCAAATATCTTATTAAGTTAAGTTATAACAATATTATTTCAAAAATGAAAAAAATACATTAAATAATGTATAAATATTCTAAATGTTTTATTGAACTACTAATGGCAGGATTGATATCTTGTAATCTAGATTCTTGAATTATCTTGTAATAATAAAGAATAAAATAATAATAATGTAAAAAAGTTTAGGATAGTGCCCAAGAAGATGCCTTTAATAATGTATATGCTAATCAAGAAAAGTAAAAGGCCCCTATTTAAACTTTTGGAGAACTGAAATATGAGGATTTAATTATTCCTTTAGAGTCTGTAGGTTATGTGGTGTTTTCTATTTATAGTAGTCCTTAATTTTTATGTAACGCATTTTTAAGGTGTAATTAATTGTATAGTTAAAGTTTGAATATATTTTTTTCAACGTTATATTTATTAGTTATGATTTTTATTCTGTTTTCTAAATTATCGAGATTCTTTTCTAATAAAGATATTTCAATCTTTTTATTATTGCAATATTTTCTTATGTTATCATTAAACATGTGGCGTATAAAGCCCCTATATTATAGTAGCCAATATTTGAGTTTATACTAATGTGGTCTAGTAAACAAGAATTATTAAGTGACAATTAGCTTATTGTGGCAATTCATGCTTATTGTTTTTTCAATAATTTTTCCAAATAAGTATCCTATTAATTTTTATTATTGATCATATAAAAATATATATCTTTATAATTTATATTTATAAATTTGCTTAATTTTCAAAGAAATTGTTTGTTTACATGATTTTATTGTAGTTTGTTGTGAAAAATTGTAAGTTTTTGCATGAACTTATTTTATAATACATTTACAATAAAATAGTAGTAAGATTTTTTTCTTGTAAAGGTTGTTTTAATCTATCTGATAGTGATTGATAGTAGTCTTGTAGTTTTAAAAACTAATCTTTTCAAGGGAGCAATTAATTTCATAATAAATTATAGATTTGGGGATTGTTATCAAAAGATGATTTGACTATGACTTTTGGTTTTTCTAATATACCAAGGTATTCTTGCTGCAATAAAAAATATTTTGATCCCTTTATCTACTAATTACCGTTGGTTCAGTTATGGCTTTGTTTAATTCTAATCGTTTTTTCTATAGAATATACAAATAGAGTAGAAAAATTCAAGGGTAAAGTTTAACATATTCTATACTAATTAAAAATTATAT
The window above is part of the Borreliella burgdorferi B31 genome. Proteins encoded here:
- a CDS encoding type I restriction endonuclease; this encodes MPNEYKDINFENSIKAVSRKIQKDKDLIENEAQTRQNLIDPFLDAMGYDHTDISIVKVEEKADILKDGLKRVDYVIYPTKKDEEPTILIEAKYHNSREKLENHLKQLKPYFENIRSQAKRVEFGILTDGIEYRFYTDLDKDNLLDNEPFMVVNLEKLTSKDFEYLKKFSRNSLNVEEARSFALEKKYTDKFSAYLKKETKNPSVDLLDFFKAKIGFKKTYSDKIFNDIIKNIFSMFFDEKKSDVLVNSKKSDIEDDTDSGIKDNNIKTENLKKFEKLNSDMKAIYKELEDFIFVLNFNEIEKVETQCYTGFKVQGGYFVDFSFRPGVNKINITITVALDQIILKEGFTRYIKNIGKWGRGDVQILCTSDSQVEEIKYLIKLSYNNIISKMKKIH